One stretch of Paenibacillus sp. AN1007 DNA includes these proteins:
- the purD gene encoding phosphoribosylamine--glycine ligase, translating into MDILVVGGGGREHAIIWALAKSPKAGKIHCAPGNAGIAQLAACHPIAVHEFDKLKALAVELKVDLVVIGPDDPLADGIVDAFDSTGIPVFGPRRNAAEIEGSKTFMKDLLHKYNIPTAAYEKFDNYEQAQTYLDEQAIPVVIKADGLAAGKGVTVAYSREEANQALRSIMVDKVFGEAGAKVIIEEFLAGQEMSILAFVDGETVRPMAAAQDHKPVFDNDQGPNTGGMGTYSPLPHIPASIIEEAVETIIKPTAKAMVSEGRPFRGVLFAGLMISPDGKPKTIEFNARFGDPETQVVLPRLKTDLLDIFWAAVHGKLADIEIEWSDEAAVCVVLASGGYPGPYAKGVVIEGLDQIEDAVVFHAGTARNEAGDWVTNGGRILGVVGLGADIAEARTKAYAQAELIQFEGKHQRTDIAAKALV; encoded by the coding sequence ATGGATATTTTGGTAGTCGGCGGCGGCGGCCGCGAACATGCAATCATCTGGGCACTCGCGAAGAGTCCAAAGGCAGGTAAAATTCATTGTGCGCCCGGAAATGCGGGAATTGCACAGCTGGCAGCGTGTCACCCGATTGCGGTACATGAATTTGATAAACTTAAAGCTCTGGCAGTTGAACTAAAAGTAGACCTCGTCGTTATTGGACCGGATGATCCGCTCGCTGACGGCATTGTGGACGCATTTGACTCGACAGGCATTCCGGTCTTCGGTCCACGTCGCAATGCAGCGGAAATCGAAGGCAGCAAAACATTTATGAAAGACCTGCTGCACAAATACAATATCCCTACGGCTGCGTATGAGAAGTTTGATAACTACGAGCAGGCTCAGACGTATCTGGACGAGCAGGCAATCCCGGTGGTCATTAAAGCGGATGGGCTCGCCGCAGGCAAAGGGGTTACGGTGGCATATTCCCGTGAGGAGGCTAATCAGGCTCTTCGCAGTATTATGGTCGATAAAGTATTTGGTGAAGCTGGAGCTAAAGTGATCATTGAGGAATTCCTCGCTGGACAGGAAATGTCGATTCTGGCCTTTGTCGATGGCGAGACGGTTCGCCCGATGGCTGCAGCGCAGGATCACAAACCTGTTTTCGACAATGATCAGGGTCCAAATACAGGCGGCATGGGTACATACTCTCCGCTTCCACATATTCCGGCTTCCATCATTGAAGAAGCGGTGGAAACCATCATCAAACCAACAGCGAAAGCAATGGTATCGGAGGGACGTCCATTCCGTGGGGTATTGTTCGCTGGTTTGATGATCTCCCCGGATGGCAAGCCCAAAACGATTGAGTTCAACGCACGTTTTGGAGATCCGGAGACCCAAGTCGTGCTGCCGCGTCTGAAAACGGATCTGCTCGACATTTTCTGGGCAGCCGTGCACGGGAAATTGGCTGATATAGAGATTGAATGGAGCGATGAGGCGGCTGTATGCGTTGTACTTGCTTCAGGCGGATATCCCGGGCCTTATGCCAAAGGTGTTGTGATCGAAGGGCTGGATCAAATCGAAGATGCTGTTGTGTTCCACGCAGGAACTGCCCGCAATGAAGCTGGAGACTGGGTGACGAACGGCGGACGTATTCTCGGAGTTGTTGGCCTCGGGGCTGACATTGCAGAAGCAAGAACCAAAGCATATGCTCAGGCTGAGCTTATCCAATTCGAGGGTAAACATCAGCGCACCGACATTGCGGCCAAAGCTTTAGTGTAA
- the purH gene encoding bifunctional phosphoribosylaminoimidazolecarboxamide formyltransferase/IMP cyclohydrolase: MSIKRALVSVSDKTGIVDFCRELSQMGVEIISTGGTSSLLSKEGVPVIGISDVTGFPEIMDGRVKTLHPAVHSGLLAVRDNEEHTRQMQELGLGYIDLVVVNLYPFQETIAKPDVAYEDAIENIDIGGPTMLRSAAKNHAFVSVVVDAADYSQVLEEVRSGGDTTLETRKRLAAKVFRHTAAYDALISDYLSNVNGDPLPERLTVTYEKLQDLRYGENPHQQAAFYRKPLAAQGTLTTAEQLHGKELSYNNINDANAALQIVKEFEEPAVVAVKHMNPCGVGIGESIYEAYSKAYAADPTSIFGGIVAANRIIDSDTANKLSEIFLEIVLAPDFTQEALDILTKKKNIRLLKTGELSAARNRESQFVVTSIDGGMIVQQSDVHSIEASELNVVTDRAPSEEEMKQLLFGWKVVKHVKSNAIVLAANDMTVGVGAGQMNRVGAAKIAIEQAGEQAKGAVLASDAFFPMGDTLELAAKAGITAVIQPGGSIKDEESIKVANEYGIAMVFTGVRHFKH, translated from the coding sequence GTGAGTATCAAAAGAGCGCTGGTCAGCGTATCGGATAAAACAGGTATCGTGGACTTTTGCCGCGAGCTGTCGCAAATGGGTGTAGAGATTATTTCGACAGGAGGTACAAGCAGCCTGCTGTCGAAGGAAGGCGTACCTGTTATCGGAATTTCGGACGTAACCGGATTCCCGGAAATTATGGACGGACGTGTCAAAACACTGCATCCGGCAGTTCACAGCGGTTTGCTCGCTGTTCGTGATAACGAAGAGCATACACGCCAAATGCAGGAGCTTGGTCTCGGTTATATCGATCTGGTTGTCGTAAACCTGTATCCTTTCCAGGAAACCATCGCCAAGCCAGATGTAGCCTATGAAGATGCCATTGAGAACATCGATATCGGTGGCCCAACGATGCTTCGTTCTGCGGCTAAAAACCATGCATTTGTTAGCGTTGTTGTTGATGCGGCCGACTACAGCCAAGTGCTGGAGGAAGTTCGCAGCGGCGGGGATACAACGCTGGAAACACGCAAACGGCTTGCGGCAAAAGTGTTCCGCCATACAGCGGCTTACGATGCGCTCATCTCCGATTACCTGTCCAACGTTAATGGCGATCCACTGCCAGAGCGTCTGACGGTTACTTACGAAAAACTCCAGGATCTGCGTTACGGCGAAAATCCACACCAACAGGCGGCATTCTACCGCAAACCACTGGCTGCGCAGGGGACATTGACGACAGCCGAGCAGCTGCACGGTAAAGAACTGTCTTACAACAACATCAATGATGCCAACGCAGCACTGCAGATTGTCAAAGAATTTGAAGAGCCAGCAGTGGTTGCCGTGAAACATATGAACCCTTGCGGTGTAGGTATTGGCGAAAGCATCTATGAAGCCTACAGCAAAGCATATGCTGCTGACCCAACATCAATTTTCGGCGGAATTGTGGCAGCAAACCGCATTATCGACAGCGATACGGCGAACAAGCTGAGCGAGATTTTCCTGGAAATCGTACTCGCACCTGATTTTACCCAAGAAGCACTGGATATTCTGACGAAAAAGAAAAACATCCGTTTGCTCAAAACAGGTGAGCTGAGCGCAGCTCGCAACCGTGAAAGCCAATTCGTGGTAACGTCGATTGACGGCGGTATGATCGTGCAGCAATCGGACGTACACTCCATTGAAGCGAGCGAGCTTAACGTGGTGACGGATCGTGCACCTTCCGAAGAAGAGATGAAACAGCTGTTGTTCGGTTGGAAAGTGGTTAAACACGTGAAGTCCAACGCGATCGTACTTGCTGCGAACGACATGACAGTAGGTGTAGGTGCAGGGCAGATGAACCGTGTGGGTGCTGCCAAAATTGCAATTGAGCAGGCTGGTGAGCAGGCTAAAGGTGCTGTTCTCGCTTCGGATGCCTTCTTCCCGATGGGCGATACACTGGAACTGGCAGCCAAAGCTGGCATTACAGCAGTTATTCAGCCAGGCGGTTCGATCAAAGACGAAGAGTCTATCAAAGTTGCCAATGAATATGGCATCGCCATGGTATTTACAGGCGTACGTCATTTTAAACACTAG
- the purN gene encoding phosphoribosylglycinamide formyltransferase, whose translation MTNYRIAVFASGTGSNFQSLVDAARNGDLGASVELLVCDKPAARVVQRAQDAGVECHLFTPKNYASREAYEAEIIEVLESKQIDLVVLAGYMRLLTSVMVDRYAGRLINIHPSLLPAFAGKDAIGQALEYGVKVTGVTVHFVDGGMDTGPIIAQHPVPVQPGDTAETISKAIHAAEQQLYPEVVSWFARGLVQLNGRHVTVNKPV comes from the coding sequence ATGACGAACTACCGTATTGCTGTATTTGCCTCAGGGACAGGAAGCAACTTTCAGTCTCTGGTTGATGCGGCACGGAATGGCGATTTGGGTGCATCGGTGGAATTACTCGTCTGTGATAAACCTGCTGCACGCGTTGTACAGCGAGCACAGGACGCAGGGGTAGAATGCCATCTGTTTACGCCTAAAAATTATGCTTCGCGTGAAGCATACGAAGCAGAGATTATCGAAGTGCTGGAATCCAAACAGATCGATCTGGTTGTGCTGGCAGGTTATATGAGACTGCTGACCTCAGTGATGGTGGATCGTTATGCGGGTCGACTGATTAATATTCACCCATCGCTTCTACCAGCCTTTGCGGGCAAAGATGCGATTGGACAAGCGCTGGAGTATGGTGTGAAAGTGACCGGTGTAACCGTGCATTTTGTTGACGGGGGAATGGATACGGGGCCGATTATTGCCCAGCACCCAGTTCCAGTGCAGCCGGGAGATACAGCGGAAACGATCAGCAAAGCCATTCATGCAGCCGAGCAGCAGCTGTACCCTGAAGTAGTGTCCTGGTTCGCGCGAGGTCTGGTCCAGTTAAACGGGCGCCACGTCACCGTGAACAAACCGGTTTGA
- the purM gene encoding phosphoribosylformylglycinamidine cyclo-ligase produces MSEAYKKAGVDIAAGNEAVERMKKHVKRTFRPEVMTDLGGFGALFGLNKDKYDEPVLVSGTDGVGTKLKIAFAMDRHDTIGIDAVAMCVNDIVVQGAEPLFFLDYLACDKVIPEKIEAIVAGIAEGCHQSGCALIGGETAEMPGMYSEGEYDIAGFTVGIVDKAKIINGTTIAPGDTVIGLASSGVHSNGFSLVRRLLLEEAGLDLHSEVTELGGKLGDSLLEPTKIYVKPLLSLLESVNVKGMAHITGGGFIENIPRMLPSSVNVDIDYGSWPILPIFNLLQQKGDVSNRDMFTTFNMGIGLVLVVNEADAAKALEQLKASGEEAYIIGRVTEGDARVTFTGADV; encoded by the coding sequence GTGTCCGAAGCATATAAAAAGGCTGGCGTGGATATCGCGGCAGGGAACGAAGCGGTTGAGCGGATGAAGAAACACGTGAAGCGTACCTTCCGTCCGGAAGTGATGACGGACCTGGGTGGATTCGGCGCTTTGTTCGGATTAAACAAGGACAAATATGATGAGCCGGTACTGGTTTCCGGTACAGATGGCGTGGGAACCAAGCTGAAAATCGCTTTTGCCATGGATCGCCATGACACGATCGGTATCGATGCAGTGGCGATGTGTGTGAATGACATCGTTGTACAAGGAGCAGAGCCGCTTTTCTTCCTGGACTATCTCGCTTGCGATAAGGTCATCCCGGAGAAGATTGAAGCGATCGTTGCGGGTATCGCAGAAGGGTGTCACCAGTCCGGCTGTGCATTAATCGGTGGTGAAACGGCCGAGATGCCGGGCATGTACAGTGAAGGCGAGTATGATATCGCAGGATTCACGGTAGGAATTGTGGACAAAGCAAAAATCATCAACGGTACAACCATCGCACCTGGAGATACCGTCATCGGTCTCGCTTCCAGCGGCGTGCATAGCAACGGTTTCTCTCTGGTTCGCAGATTGCTGCTTGAAGAAGCCGGCCTGGATCTGCACTCCGAAGTGACGGAACTAGGTGGCAAACTGGGTGATTCCTTGCTGGAGCCGACGAAAATTTATGTAAAACCACTGTTGTCCTTGCTGGAAAGTGTCAACGTAAAAGGGATGGCACACATCACGGGCGGTGGATTTATTGAAAATATCCCGCGTATGCTGCCAAGCAGCGTGAATGTAGATATCGATTATGGCTCATGGCCGATCCTGCCAATCTTTAACCTTTTACAGCAAAAAGGCGATGTATCTAACCGTGATATGTTTACGACGTTTAACATGGGGATCGGACTTGTCTTGGTTGTGAACGAAGCGGATGCAGCGAAAGCGCTGGAGCAGTTAAAAGCTTCCGGCGAAGAAGCATACATCATTGGCCGTGTAACTGAAGGAGATGCGCGAGTAACCTTCACGGGAGCGGATGTTTAA
- a CDS encoding immunity 26/phosphotriesterase HocA family protein: MGRKSYNEGDVFLIPMHDGRFAVCQVICALRDRFKKAFSFGVMSIQRDETVSLEDGEFLVYSYGKRKSSVIFTSPKLLKDGTWSIVGNIPLTPAKKELQVFQCAGAVYNGDEYIRMVPPEEYSQYITMGVAGFELVQIHLLEMSSNK; this comes from the coding sequence ATGGGAAGAAAAAGCTATAACGAGGGCGATGTTTTTCTGATTCCAATGCATGATGGGCGTTTTGCCGTGTGTCAGGTGATATGTGCACTGAGAGACCGCTTCAAAAAGGCATTTTCGTTCGGCGTGATGAGCATTCAGCGTGACGAAACTGTAAGTCTGGAAGACGGCGAATTCCTTGTCTATTCTTATGGTAAACGTAAGAGCAGCGTGATCTTCACGTCACCCAAGCTGCTGAAAGATGGCACATGGAGCATTGTCGGTAACATCCCGCTGACTCCGGCGAAAAAAGAACTGCAAGTATTCCAGTGTGCCGGTGCGGTGTACAACGGTGACGAATACATTCGAATGGTTCCACCAGAAGAGTACAGTCAGTACATTACAATGGGTGTCGCTGGATTTGAATTGGTGCAAATTCATCTGTTAGAGATGAGTAGCAATAAATGA
- the purF gene encoding amidophosphoribosyltransferase, with amino-acid sequence MSHELMTEPLWTGDYYNEGSGKEGLDKLKEECGVFGVYRHPDAASLSYYGLHALQHRGEESAGMCVSDGTQFNYHRGMGLVKEVFTKDLMQTLTGDISIGHVRYSTSGDSKLTNAQPLVFKYRDGDLAVATNGNIVNAPTIRRELEQSGSIFQTTSDTEVIAHLIARSSKGLVEAAKDAFQRIVGGYAFLIMTNDKLLVASDPHGLRPLTMGKLGDAYLFASETCALETIGAELIRDIEPGELLVLDADGLHEDRFDNQKHRKALCAMEYIYFARPDSDMNGANQHAARKRMGSQMAIESFVDADLVTGVPDSSISAAIGYAEQTGIPYEMGMIKNKYTGRTFIQPSQELREQGVKMKLSAVRRVVEGKRVVMIDDSIVRGTTSRRIVNMLRDAGAAEVHVRITSPPFKNPCFYGIDTPDSRELIASALSVEEICREINADSLAFLSPEGLIASIQGDNQDDYKGGLCLACFDNDYPTRLDFDGEEKFGLSC; translated from the coding sequence TCTCATGAACTGATGACGGAACCGTTGTGGACAGGCGATTATTATAACGAAGGGTCCGGCAAGGAAGGACTCGACAAATTAAAGGAAGAATGCGGCGTATTCGGGGTGTATCGGCACCCTGATGCGGCTTCCCTTTCATACTACGGTCTGCATGCGCTGCAGCATCGCGGGGAAGAAAGTGCTGGCATGTGTGTAAGCGACGGCACACAATTTAACTATCATCGCGGTATGGGACTCGTGAAAGAGGTCTTCACCAAAGACCTGATGCAGACACTTACCGGTGATATTTCGATCGGTCATGTACGCTACTCGACAAGTGGAGATAGCAAACTGACGAATGCACAGCCGCTGGTTTTTAAATACCGCGATGGCGACTTGGCCGTTGCCACGAACGGCAACATCGTGAATGCACCAACCATCCGGCGTGAGCTGGAGCAGAGTGGTTCTATTTTTCAGACAACCAGTGATACAGAAGTTATTGCTCACTTGATCGCGCGTTCTTCAAAAGGGCTAGTAGAGGCGGCAAAAGACGCATTCCAGCGTATCGTCGGCGGATATGCCTTCCTGATTATGACGAATGACAAGCTGCTGGTCGCTTCCGACCCGCATGGACTTCGTCCACTGACAATGGGGAAGCTGGGGGATGCTTATCTATTTGCGTCTGAAACCTGTGCACTCGAAACGATCGGTGCAGAGCTGATCCGTGATATTGAGCCGGGGGAACTGCTTGTGCTGGATGCGGATGGGCTCCATGAGGATCGATTCGATAACCAGAAGCACCGTAAGGCACTGTGTGCGATGGAATATATTTATTTTGCGCGTCCGGATAGTGATATGAACGGAGCGAACCAGCATGCCGCTCGCAAACGGATGGGAAGCCAGATGGCGATTGAATCGTTTGTCGATGCGGACTTGGTTACGGGGGTACCAGATTCCAGCATCTCGGCAGCGATTGGATACGCTGAACAAACAGGTATTCCTTATGAGATGGGCATGATCAAAAATAAATACACCGGACGTACGTTCATCCAGCCAAGTCAGGAACTGCGTGAGCAGGGCGTGAAGATGAAGCTCAGCGCCGTGCGCCGCGTCGTTGAAGGAAAGCGTGTGGTCATGATCGATGACTCCATCGTTCGTGGTACGACATCCCGCCGGATCGTGAATATGCTGCGTGATGCAGGAGCGGCAGAAGTCCATGTGCGGATTACTTCGCCGCCATTCAAGAACCCGTGCTTTTACGGTATTGATACGCCGGACAGCCGTGAACTGATCGCATCTGCCTTGTCCGTAGAAGAGATCTGCCGCGAGATTAATGCGGACTCTCTGGCGTTCCTCAGCCCGGAGGGACTGATTGCATCGATTCAGGGAGATAATCAGGACGACTATAAGGGCGGACTATGCCTGGCATGCTTCGATAATGATTATCCGACTCGGCTTGACTTCGACGGTGAAGAGAAGTTCGGTCTGAGCTGTTAG